Proteins encoded by one window of Winogradskyella sp. PG-2:
- a CDS encoding GLPGLI family protein — MNYLKNIITLFVLIFSASVSAQNTNGKAYYIVKNTIKMNLGNRQIPEAQKAMIQERINSMSTNNFVLSFNKNSSIYVEEEKLEQDQGNGVIAQRMGMLKMILNQGSNGKLYKNSSDNTYKNQVDLYGKLFLIQDSLKEIDWKITDDIKTIGKHTCFKATAILKNRGLPTNFRPGEQKTDDSKEEKTIEDEMIIVTAWFTLDIPVSQGPAMYYGLPGLILEVNAGNTTILCSKIELNKEGETVDPPKKGKKINQEKYDELVKKKAKEIRENFQRGRGGLGRRGN; from the coding sequence ATGAACTATTTAAAAAATATAATAACACTATTTGTACTCATATTTTCAGCATCAGTTTCTGCACAAAACACCAATGGGAAAGCCTATTACATTGTAAAAAATACGATAAAAATGAACTTAGGGAATCGTCAAATTCCAGAGGCTCAAAAAGCAATGATACAAGAGCGTATCAATAGTATGTCTACAAATAATTTTGTACTCTCTTTTAATAAGAATTCTTCTATATATGTTGAAGAAGAAAAGTTAGAACAAGACCAAGGTAATGGAGTAATAGCACAACGAATGGGAATGCTAAAAATGATACTTAATCAAGGAAGTAATGGCAAACTTTACAAGAATAGTAGCGACAATACGTACAAAAATCAAGTAGACCTTTATGGGAAACTATTCCTAATTCAAGATTCACTTAAAGAGATAGATTGGAAAATTACTGATGATATAAAAACGATTGGAAAGCATACCTGCTTTAAGGCTACGGCTATCTTAAAAAATAGAGGATTACCAACAAATTTTCGCCCAGGAGAGCAAAAAACAGATGACTCAAAAGAAGAAAAAACAATAGAGGATGAAATGATAATAGTAACGGCTTGGTTTACCCTTGATATCCCTGTTTCTCAAGGGCCTGCAATGTATTATGGTTTGCCAGGATTGATTTTAGAAGTTAATGCAGGAAATACTACCATACTATGTTCAAAAATTGAATTAAATAAAGAAGGCGAAACAGTTGATCCGCCTAAAAAAGGAAAAAAGATAAACCAAGAAAAGTATGATGAGCTTGTAAAGAAAAAGGCAAAAGAGATTCGAGAAAATTTTCAAAGAGGTAGAGGAGGCCTTGGTAGAAGAGGTAATTAA